GCCATCGACGAGATCGTCCCGCCTGGTCTCGACCTCGCCCCGGACGAGAAGCACGACACCCCGCCCGCCCTGCTGGACCCGTCGCTGCGCCGCCGCTGACCACGCGCGGACGAGCGGCCGGTCCGCGGGTCAGCTCACGGTGTAGCCGCCGTCCACGATCACGGTCTGGCCGGTCAGGTAGCCGCCGGCGTCGGAGGCCATCCACACGAGGGTGGCGGCCAGTTCTTCCACCTCCCCCATGCGGCCGAGCAGCACCCGGGGCATCATCCGTTCGAGGTAGCCGGGGGTGTACTGGCCGGTCATCTCCGAGGCGAAGAAGCCGGGCGCGACGGCGTTGACGCGGATGCCCCTGCGGCCGGTCCACTGCTGGGCCAGGTCCCGGGTCAGGCCGATCAGCGCGGCCTTGCTGGCCGAGTACGCCGCCTGCGGCAGCCCGGCGGTGGCCACGCCGAGGATGCTGGAGACGTTGATGATGGAGGAGCCGGGCCGCATGACGCGCCCGCATCCCTGGGCGACCCAGTAGCAG
This portion of the Sphaerisporangium krabiense genome encodes:
- a CDS encoding SDR family NAD(P)-dependent oxidoreductase — translated: MGILDRFRLDDRVVLVTGASSGLGVGFARAFAEAGADVALAGRRADRLERTAELVRETGRRALPVTADVSDPDQAYALVDTVMAEFGKVDVLVNNAGVASAHPALRETPEQFRQVIDTNLNGCYWVAQGCGRVMRPGSSIINVSSILGVATAGLPQAAYSASKAALIGLTRDLAQQWTGRRGIRVNAVAPGFFASEMTGQYTPGYLERMMPRVLLGRMGEVEELAATLVWMASDAGGYLTGQTVIVDGGYTVS